A portion of the Thermosulfurimonas sp. F29 genome contains these proteins:
- a CDS encoding GspE/PulE family protein produces the protein MSLAMLLREFSEEKGLDYDRVVEEAARIGAPPLEVLVRVEKVTDYAEVAEYISRRSGIPLRKSGIVAERSYWYVRFSDGAVGIFDPEMADDARRVFPGAEIYIVPYYFFAGGGEEKEGYVGRFIRIVKAALAMGATDIHFEVRDYGVELRYRILGDMVKAETLSLAEGRVLQQVVKNMAQKDTPNLNVEEWRLTQDARIVLSDLGLDLRLAFTPSLVDGYQNLVIRILYRETSRVKGPESIEALGFMPEDVEVLLRAIGRREGFVIVSGATGSGKSRTLNTLLALVPSTRKVLTVEDPVEYQVENAVQHQVFEFRKENEFVRVDFLDYVREFMRQDPDVIFVGEWRKHPELTEAMLYAVETGHLVLTTLHASRVVTVPNLLIRQYRLAPEDLANGIILVLNQRLLKRVCPNCAVERKVTAEDLVFVDHLRFMDRERLRDLEGRALAFPNREGCAECRIVHPETGRVMSAGFAGRTVIYEYLEFQKEERELVLETTSALKFEEHLLRRAACARSFVDVALKKLEAGEIDLGSAFAVLL, from the coding sequence ATGAGCCTTGCGATGCTCCTGAGGGAGTTTTCCGAGGAAAAAGGGCTCGACTACGACCGCGTGGTGGAGGAAGCCGCTCGCATCGGTGCGCCCCCGCTCGAGGTGCTGGTGCGGGTGGAGAAGGTGACGGATTACGCCGAGGTGGCCGAGTACATCAGTCGGCGAAGCGGGATTCCTTTGCGCAAAAGCGGTATCGTGGCCGAACGGTCGTACTGGTATGTGCGGTTTTCGGACGGAGCGGTGGGGATCTTCGACCCGGAAATGGCCGATGACGCCAGACGCGTTTTCCCGGGAGCGGAGATCTACATTGTGCCGTACTACTTTTTCGCGGGAGGCGGCGAAGAGAAGGAAGGGTATGTCGGTCGTTTCATTCGCATTGTGAAGGCGGCCCTCGCCATGGGGGCCACGGATATCCACTTCGAAGTGCGCGATTACGGAGTGGAGCTTCGCTACCGGATTCTCGGCGATATGGTCAAGGCGGAAACCCTGAGCCTTGCCGAGGGGCGTGTCCTGCAACAAGTCGTAAAGAACATGGCTCAAAAGGACACTCCCAACCTGAATGTGGAGGAGTGGCGTCTCACGCAGGACGCTCGCATTGTGCTTTCCGATCTCGGGCTCGACCTGCGCCTTGCCTTCACTCCATCTCTGGTGGACGGATACCAGAACCTGGTCATCCGCATCCTCTACCGGGAGACCTCGCGCGTGAAAGGGCCCGAGTCGATCGAGGCTTTGGGCTTCATGCCGGAAGATGTGGAGGTGCTCCTCAGGGCGATCGGACGGCGCGAGGGATTCGTGATCGTATCCGGGGCCACGGGTTCTGGTAAAAGTCGCACATTGAACACTTTGCTCGCTCTTGTTCCCTCCACGCGCAAGGTGCTCACCGTGGAGGACCCGGTGGAGTACCAGGTGGAGAACGCCGTTCAGCACCAGGTGTTCGAGTTCCGCAAGGAAAACGAGTTCGTTCGGGTGGACTTCCTCGACTATGTGCGGGAGTTCATGCGGCAGGATCCGGATGTGATCTTCGTCGGTGAGTGGCGAAAGCATCCCGAGCTCACCGAAGCCATGCTTTACGCGGTTGAGACCGGACACCTTGTGCTCACCACGCTTCATGCCTCTCGGGTGGTGACGGTTCCGAACCTTCTCATCCGCCAGTATCGGCTCGCTCCCGAGGACCTAGCGAACGGCATCATTCTTGTTCTGAATCAGCGGCTTTTAAAGCGAGTTTGTCCGAACTGCGCCGTGGAGCGCAAGGTGACCGCGGAGGACCTCGTTTTTGTAGACCACCTGCGTTTCATGGACAGGGAGCGCCTGCGCGACCTCGAAGGCAGGGCCCTCGCTTTCCCCAACCGGGAGGGGTGCGCGGAGTGTCGAATTGTTCATCCCGAAACGGGGCGGGTGATGAGCGCCGGGTTCGCCGGGCGCACGGTGATCTATGAGTACCTCGAATTTCAGAAGGAGGAGCGCGAGCTGGTGCTCGAGACCACAAGCGCCCTCAAGTTCGAGGAACACCTTTTGCGCAGAGCGGCCTGCGCCCGTTCTTTTGTGGATGTGGCCTTGAAAAAACTTGAGGCCGGGGAGATAGACCTCGGGAGTGCCTTTGCGGTCCTCCTTTAA